The window AGGACTCCGAGGCGGTCGTGCCGGCCGACGCCGTGTCGTTCACCCTGCTCCAGGAACAGCTGCACTCGGTCCTCGACACGCTCTCCGAGCGCGAGGCGGGTGTGGTGTCGATGCGCTTCGGCCTGACCGACGGCCAGCCCAAGACGCTGGACGAGATCGGCAAGGTCTACGGCGTCACCCGAGAGCGGATCCGCCAGATCGAGTCCAAGACGATGTCGAAGCTGCGCCACCCGTCGCGGTCGCAGGTCCTGCGCGACTACCTGGACTGATTGTCGCCGCTGCCTCGGCTGGCGGGCCGCTCACTGCACCCACATCTGGGCGACGAGCGGGCCGAAGAGTGGGTGCACGCTCAGGTTGCCGACCCGGTGGCTGACAAAGTCCTGCTGTTGGATGGCGCTGAACGGTATGACCGCCGCGGCGCGCACAGCGGCCCGGTCAAGATTGGCCCACTCGGCGTTCGCGGCAGCCGGATCGGTGAGCTGCAACTGGGCCGCCGCAACCATTCGCGCGTCCATCACCGGATCGCAGTGGTGCGCGAGATTGAAGATGCCCAGGTCGGGGTCGCACGAGGTAATGGCCCCGACGTACTGCGAGGCGGTCGGGTAGTCGCCGGCCCACATCGTCAGTCCCGCGTTGAACGGGCTTGTCGGATCGAACACGAACGCCCAGTAGTCGTCGTACGGCATCACGCGCAACGAGGCGTCGTAGCCGAGGCTGTCGAGAACGTCGACCACCTGCCGTCCGGCTTCGGCCGTCTCCTCGAACGGGCGTCCGGTCGTGACGACCAGGCGGACCTTCGCCCCGAGAGTCCCGGACCGCTCCACGAGCTCGTCTGCTGCAGCCCGATCCGGGCCGGTCCATCGCCCGTCGCCGGGCCGGACGGTGTACGGGCAGTAGGGCTTGTAGGCCGGGAAGTCGGGCGGGATGAGCTGACAGGTCGCCCGGCCAACCGACACGTCAGCGAGGGCCCGGCGATCGAGCGCGAACGCGATGGCACGGCGGGCACGGGGGTCGTCGAACGGTGGCTTGGTGGTGTTGAGGAAGAGGTACGCGACGAAGGGCCCCGGGTTGGTGTACAGCTGCGAGGCGTAGCGGGTTCGCAACCCCTCCACCGTGCTGGATGTCGCCCCGAACCACAGCAGA is drawn from Actinomycetes bacterium and contains these coding sequences:
- a CDS encoding ABC transporter substrate-binding protein, whose translation is VLVRNPHFREWSSAAQPDGYPERIVLQTGYTDRQAVTRVIDGRADLLWFGATSSTVEGLRTRYASQLYTNPGPFVAYLFLNTTKPPFDDPRARRAIAFALDRRALADVSVGRATCQLIPPDFPAYKPYCPYTVRPGDGRWTGPDRAAADELVERSGTLGAKVRLVVTTGRPFEETAEAGRQVVDVLDSLGYDASLRVMPYDDYWAFVFDPTSPFNAGLTMWAGDYPTASQYVGAITSCDPDLGIFNLAHHCDPVMDARMVAAAQLQLTDPAAANAEWANLDRAAVRAAAVIPFSAIQQQDFVSHRVGNLSVHPLFGPLVAQMWVQ